A stretch of the Bremerella alba genome encodes the following:
- a CDS encoding ribosomal protein L7/L12 has product MSQDPSNLDTIKQQIRQGNKLEAIKTLREESGIGLKEAKDQVDAIQAKMIADGETLPKAGGCAGVLILIAAGLGSLGAWMLT; this is encoded by the coding sequence ATGTCGCAAGACCCATCGAATCTAGACACCATCAAGCAACAGATTCGCCAAGGTAACAAGCTCGAAGCAATTAAAACGCTGCGAGAAGAATCCGGCATAGGCCTGAAAGAAGCCAAAGATCAAGTCGACGCGATCCAGGCCAAGATGATCGCCGACGGTGAAACCCTACCCAAAGCTGGCGGCTGTGCCGGCGTGCTGATCCTGATCGCCGCAGGCCTGGGTAGCTTGGGTGCTTGGATGCTAACTTAA
- the purB gene encoding adenylosuccinate lyase — MSHEQYENPLISRYASRDMSFLWSPQKKHSTWRRLWLALAESEQELGLSISDEQLEAMRANLDNIDFDLAAKHEKRRRHDVMAHVETFAEAAPVAKPIIHLGATSCFVTDNTDLILLRESLELVRDRLVRCIYLLADFAKQYRDLPCLGFTHLQSAQPTTIGKRATLWCYDLVLDLEEVEHRLDLLRFRSTKGTTGTQASFLELLHGDHDQVKKLEKRVAEKMGFDQLYAVTGQTYSRKVDTQVLDCLSGIAQSAHKIATDVRILSHRREIEEPIEENQIGSSAMPYKRNPMRSERICGLARYVISNQANGANTLATQWMERTLDDSANRRLSLPLSFLGIDAILIILANVCDGLVVYPALIKRHLAEELPFMATENLMMAAVKAGGDRQDLHEKIRVYSREAGARIKQEGLDNDLLARIKADPAFPEFDAEAILQPLQYVGRAPEQVDDFLADIIQPIRDRYANVSLENEELKV; from the coding sequence ATGTCGCACGAACAATACGAAAACCCGTTGATCTCTCGGTATGCCTCGCGGGACATGAGTTTTTTGTGGAGTCCGCAGAAGAAGCATTCCACTTGGCGGCGTCTCTGGTTGGCCTTGGCCGAGTCAGAGCAAGAGCTGGGGCTTTCGATTTCTGACGAGCAGCTCGAAGCGATGCGGGCCAACCTGGACAACATCGATTTCGACCTGGCTGCCAAGCATGAAAAGCGTCGCCGGCACGATGTGATGGCCCACGTCGAGACGTTCGCCGAAGCGGCACCGGTCGCCAAGCCGATCATTCACTTGGGTGCAACCAGCTGCTTCGTGACCGATAATACCGACCTCATTCTTCTGCGGGAATCTCTCGAACTCGTCCGCGATCGACTGGTTCGCTGCATTTACCTCTTGGCCGACTTCGCCAAACAATATCGCGACCTCCCCTGCCTCGGTTTCACGCATTTGCAATCGGCCCAACCGACCACCATCGGCAAGCGGGCCACGCTGTGGTGCTACGATCTGGTGCTCGATTTGGAAGAGGTCGAACACCGTTTGGACTTGCTTCGTTTCCGCAGCACCAAGGGAACCACCGGAACCCAGGCCAGCTTCCTGGAACTACTGCACGGCGATCACGACCAAGTGAAGAAGCTCGAAAAGCGGGTCGCCGAAAAGATGGGCTTCGATCAGCTGTACGCCGTCACCGGGCAGACTTACTCGCGTAAGGTCGATACCCAGGTGCTGGACTGCCTGAGCGGCATCGCCCAGTCGGCCCATAAGATAGCGACCGACGTGCGAATTCTGTCCCATCGCCGCGAAATAGAAGAACCGATTGAAGAAAACCAAATCGGTTCGTCCGCGATGCCATACAAGCGCAACCCGATGCGAAGCGAACGTATTTGCGGGCTGGCTCGCTATGTGATCAGCAACCAGGCCAACGGTGCCAACACCCTGGCAACCCAGTGGATGGAACGCACCCTAGACGATAGTGCCAACCGCCGACTGAGCCTGCCCCTGTCGTTTTTAGGGATCGATGCGATTTTGATCATTCTGGCCAACGTGTGCGACGGGCTGGTGGTCTATCCTGCGTTGATCAAACGTCACCTGGCCGAAGAATTGCCATTTATGGCAACCGAGAACTTGATGATGGCCGCCGTCAAAGCTGGCGGCGATCGGCAGGATCTGCACGAAAAAATTCGCGTCTACTCGCGCGAAGCAGGAGCACGCATCAAGCAGGAAGGGCTCGATAACGATCTGCTGGCCCGAATTAAAGCGGACCCAGCGTTCCCCGAGTTCGACGCGGAAGCCATTTTGCAACCGTTACAATACGTCGGCCGGGCCCCAGAACAGGTCGACGACTTCCTCGCCGATATCATTCAACCCATCCGCGATCGCTACGCGAATGTTTCGCTTGAGAACGAAGAGTTGAAAGTTTAA
- a CDS encoding flagellar biosynthesis anti-sigma factor FlgM, which produces MHINGPTAVHPAQSIRGPHHAPQAPTVDSRSQFDTVDELDISHEADFASQVKDIPDIRADRVAQIKAQIADGSYLTDEKLDLAMERLLDEIG; this is translated from the coding sequence ATGCATATTAATGGCCCAACCGCAGTTCACCCGGCACAGTCCATCCGAGGTCCGCATCACGCACCGCAGGCCCCGACCGTAGACAGCCGTAGCCAATTCGACACCGTCGACGAACTCGATATTTCTCACGAAGCCGACTTTGCCAGCCAGGTGAAGGACATCCCGGACATTCGTGCGGATCGAGTCGCCCAGATTAAGGCCCAAATCGCCGACGGAAGCTACCTAACCGACGAAAAGCTCGATCTGGCTATGGAACGCCTGCTCGATGAAATCGGCTAA
- a CDS encoding Fur family transcriptional regulator, with product MSDPFALEAVDVALTPMERFEEYLKSKGKRITQPRRILIEHVFSHHEHFDADQLIDELSHHSKGSDRVSRPTVYRTLNELVESGLLRKMEIGGRAVYEHDYGYPDHDHLYCTQCQQLIEFQSAELKELRDEVARKHQFRATGHRFIVNGVCEECQKKSRRKKRRVDLI from the coding sequence ATGTCTGATCCGTTTGCTTTGGAAGCCGTCGACGTTGCTCTAACCCCGATGGAGCGGTTCGAGGAGTACCTTAAAAGTAAGGGAAAGCGAATCACGCAGCCGCGCCGTATCCTCATCGAGCACGTTTTTAGCCACCACGAGCATTTCGATGCCGATCAATTGATCGACGAACTTTCGCACCACAGCAAAGGTTCCGATCGTGTCAGCCGCCCGACCGTTTATCGAACGCTGAATGAATTGGTCGAATCAGGCCTGCTCAGGAAGATGGAAATCGGCGGCCGAGCCGTGTACGAACACGACTATGGCTACCCCGATCACGATCACCTTTACTGCACTCAGTGTCAGCAATTGATCGAATTTCAAAGTGCGGAACTCAAAGAGCTTCGCGACGAAGTGGCCCGCAAGCATCAATTCCGCGCCACTGGCCATCGTTTCATCGTCAACGGCGTCTGCGAAGAGTGCCAGAAAAAGTCGCGCCGCAAAAAACGCCGGGTCGACTTAATCTGA